The region agctcatttcaggtgagaggcaggggttacaccctggacaggtcaccagtccatcacaaggccacatataaacacacaaaccatgctcacaaccacactcacgctcacacctacgggcaatttagaatcaccaattaacctaatatgcatgtttttggactgtgggaggaagctggagtacccggagaaaacccacgcaagcacggggagaacatgcaaactccacatagaaaggcccctgccgggcctgggagtcgaaccttcttgctgtgaggcaacagtgctaaccactaagccacagtGCTGCCTcattttgtaattttattttttagataaatagttaaaaaaaagattgtttacTTCTGAAAGACTCAGCTCTCAGGGAAGCTCTTtaaaaatagatagatagatagatagatagatagatagatagatagatagatagatagatagatagatagatagatagatagatagatagatagatagatagatagatagatagatagatagatagatagatagatagatagatagatagatagatagatagatagatagatagatagatagatagatagatagatagatagatagatagatagatagatagatagatagatagatagatagatagatagatagatagatagatattcaAAAAAAGAGCGTCTTGTTGGGACTAAAGGGACAAAAGGGGCAGGCCCACGTTGGTTATAATCACAtttatctgacagattccagtttatgtacatgaggtttcttcaatGTAGTCTGCTACGGTGTcatgcagggttcagtgctagggccagtctttTTCAGTTCATACATGCAGCCTGTTAGGAAGTATAATCTTGAATCAAGTGATACATGCTATGCAGATGTTATGCAactgtatttgtctatgaagccagatgaaacagaaccattagctaaacttcaggcatatCTTAAGGACATCAGGACTGGGTGTCCACCTATTTTTTGCTTcttaattcagataaaacaaaggttattatttttggtctgAATACcgtaggaagggattagatggtgttgcgatggcctccagtattactgtgagaagccttggtgttatttttcaatcaggatttatcgTATAAACAGCATATTAGTCAGGTTTGTaacgcgtttgtatcttctagaccagattactgtaatgtgttattagcaggatgtccaagtaattcgctgaataggctccagctgatccaaaatgcagcagcccgaGTGCTGAGAAGAATCAATAAGAGCCTGTGTTCACTTCCTCCATTGGCTCCCTGTAAAACTTGGAATCTAATTCACAATTGTATTACTTGCTTATAAAGCTCAAAATGGCCTAGCTGCGGGATATTTGCAAAACCTAATAGTActttatgttcctaacagagctctcagttctcagagtgcaggtttactcgtagttccatATCCAAATGCagaacttccaatctgggtaaaggatgctgacaccacctccacctttaaaaccaaacttaaaacctttctgtttagtaaagcctatagttagtgtaaactctagtgtgttaatgccagtagtcatagctacaACTAGGCAAGGCTAAAACAGTTCGTTTTAAAGATAACTTCCTTGTAAATATGCTGCTGTATATGGCCTATGCTGccgggggacaccaacatgatccactgaccGGTGCCCATCAACCCTCTTCTTCACTgtcctttcttcagatcaaccctcagttattaattagaagtatctcaaaaagcataattgttctccattgtgctggtctgccctcCCCTTTTCTATGCATGTTTGCAGAACTTCAGGAGCtacatgctgccctgcagtccccctctctgaccacctcagtgtctgctgtctataTTATCATCCATGTAGCGCACCAATTTACCAtcgtgtctgtgtctctcctctctgtctgatctgctctgcccagctgctTATGGGAATGACCGAAGATTCTGTTATTCTGGGACAATGTAGTCAAATGTTTATCGTGGATGACCAATAATAATATTCCTTTGAGGCCAACAATCTACATACTTGGAATATACCCCAAAGACACTATCAAAACAACAACGCAATTGAAAATGATTGATTTTGGACTTCTCCATGCAAGAAGAATGATTGCACTATATTGGAAAAATGTTGAACCACCATCACTTGGATTATGGAAGAAGGAGCTGATGATAGGTCTTGACTTACCATCCAAATTATTAAGCAGTTTTCCTAATAACTGACAGCGGGGGTGTGGGCATGATTATCTTACATTTTGATAACAATTTTTACttcaaatatttgaaaaaatgttttcagggatcttgacacctctgacaaaGTTGTTTAAATGTGAGAAAGATACCCTCAAAATAAAGATCCGAAACCATCCTAATTCCTTTTTCGGCCCATCATTTAAATCCCCCATCCAGTTTACCCGGTTTAAACTGTTAATTTCCCCAGATATGAGTGAAATTGTGACCCAGTTATTGTTTCATCTACATAATTATGTGTTGCATACCATACTGATATTGTGTTTTTTACAAAAGGGTTTTTTGTCTGCTTTTCAGTGTCTTGATATCCAAGGAATACAAGTACTGCTTCATGGGCAAATCTGGGACTGATTTTTGTTCTATATCCACCCAAGCAGGTGGTGTAGATGCTGAAACGTAATATACTGCAGAACTTAGTTGAGTGGCCCAGTAATACCATTTAAGATTTGGGCCCTGAAGTCCtggtaaatatattaaaatataaaatataataactTAAGACAAGCCTAGCCTTCCTGTTGTTCCAAATGAACTGGCCAAATACAAATACCGGTACACAATTTTATTATTGAAGTTACTTGGTAGTGGGAGCGGGATTGCTTGAAAAAGATATATAAATTTAGGCAAAACAGACATTTTAATAAGGTTTATGCATCCGATCATTGATATTGGCAAATAAGACCATTGATCCAACGTCTCTGTCACTGTGTCCATCAAAGGGTCATGTTTGTGGGGACAATGTCATCCAGTTTTGGGTTAATCATTACACCCAGGTATTCAAATCCATCCTGTGTCGTTGCAAATGGTGTATTTATTTTGGGGTTCAGTCTTTCTTCATTTACAAATAACAGCACTGACTTAGACTTGTTAATTCTGTATCCAGAGAACTCAAAGTTTTCAATTAAAGTAATCAGGTTTGTCAAGAAGAAAATCATATCAGCATATAATGCTAAATGGTGGCCCAGAATTCTAATGCCAGATATATTCTGATGTGTTCTATCGCCAGAGTAAAAAGCAGCGGAGACAGTGGGCAGCTTTGCCTGGTTGAGTGTTGTAAACTAAAAAGTTTAGAGATTGTACCGTTAGTCAATATTTCTTCTGCTGGGTTTGTATACAACAATAATTCATTTGAGAAATGTTTTGCCTAGTCCATATCTAGGAAGCAGATGAAAAAGTTATTGCCATTCTATTCTATCGAAGGCTTGGCTAGCGTCAATTGACAAATTTGCATCatcttttgcattttttttctcaaacagATTTAAAACTCTCCTAATTCATCTGATATCGTCATACTGTTAATTGTTCTTTGGGCTTGCATTTTCTTAACCTGGCAGGCCAGTAATTTGCCAGGCTTATAGCAACTTTGTACGTTTATCATATTTACCTCTCAGTAGTGTTATTTTCTCCTGTTTGTCAATGTCATTCTCATAAAAGTTCCAATTCTAGttttaaaatctgtttttctaATGTTTGTATGTCCTCATTGTATTCTTCAAGTCTTGGAGTTTGTATACTTAATCATTTCTCCCCTTGTGTACGCTTCAAATGCTTCCCATCGTACATCTCgattaaattaaatgttttctcCCTTTTTGAAATTTGTTGGTTGAATCACTGGTAAaacaatcttaaaaaaaaaaaaaaaaaaaaatgaaaaaaaaaaactaatttgcaAAATGCTAAGAATTTAGAACTAGCAATTCTATTTACACattgcaaacaaaaacaatcttccATATTATATTTAGGCTATATTTTGGTCTGTTCACTCGTTATTTGACAGCAAATAAAAGGCAAACTGAATAAATGTCCCATCTGTCACAGAAAACCATGAAACCAATTTTGAAATAATGAACAATTTTAACATATTTCAagcattcacattttttttaacctttatttaaatcaagcaagcaatttaagaacaagTTCTTATTTAAAAATGCAGTCTGAACAAAGAGCATAAGCACTTTGAGGGGAAagctagaaataaaaaaaaacatgtaaaattGCATAACAGTACACatgtacaataaatataaatacaattacatTGAAAAACATTAAGCAAATGGGATGCAGCAAGTTGTCCTGATCAACAGGTGCAAGAGTCAACTGTAATTTGTTGCAGATTTTGTTTGAAGACAGAGTGTAATATGTGGGCAGTTTGTGTTTTGTAGGGTGTAAGTCGTTAGATGCAGCAAACCGGAAGGCGCTGCAACTGAAGACTGTACGGGCTTTGGGGATGgagtttaaaatgaaataactgGACCTCAGATTGAGGGCAGAGTAACAGGTGTAAGAGGGAAGAGAGGTAGAGAGGTGTTACTCCAAGTATGGTTTTATAGATGAGCAGAAACCAGTGACGGAGCTGTCTGGTATGGAGGGATgcccagtctaccaggttatacaAGTCACAGTGGTACATAACATCTTCCATCTTGATTTGCTAGATGAAACCAGCTCAGACGAGTACACCGTATTGTTTGAGAACATCTGTATTTTGCAATCATGCTCAACATTCTTGGTCAGACTGATGGATGCCTTTTTCTTGTCGTGGAGGGATGCCATCAAACACTTTCAGCCTCTCCAGGGCAGCCTGGCCTCTCTTGGTTTTGTGGGGCAGCATGCCTAAATACAAGAAATTTCACATTAACTTCAGAATAATTAAATAACGGCTCTGTGACAAAATAGTTAATCCTTGCTCAACTCAGCAATCAGATCCGTGAGGTTTGTCTCATCAAAAGATGATCAGCTTCGGGATAAAATGCTCATCATTGTAAAGCAAGAGATTCATATCTGCAAGTGACTCCCTTCAATAAATGATATTTAACTTTTTACAGGGGACTCACAACACAAGAAATGCAATTGCATTGTCATGAGTACAATTAAGTAAGGAGTTTCAAGTAAGACATCTTTGCACTTTCTTTGTAAAGTCCAGGTATTTGCAGTTTTACCGATTGTCATTTTTCTGTTATTACTCATACCACTTTCTCACCTCTGACCGTCCTCCAGAAGATCCTGCTGGGAGCTCTGAAATGGTACGGCCCACGAGAGGGGTTGGTGTTCATCCTCTTCCGCAGGAAAGCCAGGTACTTCACTGTAAATGGACACATAAGACATTATACGCAACAAATATTTGACACCGCGAGGAAGCAAATGTAAATTTACCAAGAAATGGTCATGTCTCAGATGGTAGTGCATGTAAGATATCTCATGGTCAATTAAACTCGAACTATCGTAACAAATCATCATTGACAGCATTTTAACATTATAGAAACTAGAATAAAAGATATCTACTCACGGTTGTTGCGATAGAAATTGCCGGAAATATTGATGCCTTCACATCTCACAACCACCACTTTGTGTCCTGAAAGGATAAAGAAAACAAGGTGAGTTTGAATGAAAAAGTAGTAAGATCATCTGTATCAATTAAGCGCCTCCTATCTCAGAGCAAACTGATAAAATCAAAAgggggaagggaaaaaggaaagggATTGTAAGAATAGAAGACATGCGTTACATATGAATTTACAAGACAACATTGCTGGTTCAACATCATTCTCATCTCAGATTTTCTCCTCAGGTAACAAGAGGTTTATAGTCTTTAGTTTAAAGGTTCCAATTGATCAGGTCCACCAAGACCAACAACAAATCCCTCGACTAAAGAGCAAGAACTACTGATGGTAAACTGAGGCATTTACTTTTGATGACATTCCTAAAAACAGATAACTCCCAAATTTGATACATTTcatgaaatcaaataaaccagaCTCACCTTGCGAGTGGGCTTCAGGCGGACGATTTTAAGAGCAGCTGGGACAACCATGCGCTTCCTCTGCAAATCACAAGCCAAGGTTAGAAAAAGGAAAACTTGGCGTTTTTACATTTATGGAAGAGCATGCCTCAgacattttctcttttcaaaatcattatTCAAACAAAAGGGGTAAGTTAGATGACATCACGGACAGCAGATATGAACATATCAAGATAAAGTGTTAGCACACCTTGTCGTACGGTGGAGGGATGCCATCAAACACCTTCAGCCTCTCCAGGGCAGCCTGGCCTCTCTTGGTTTTGTGGGGCAGCATGCCTAAATACAAGAAATTTCACATTAACTTCAGAATAATTAAATAACGGCTCTGTGACAAAACAGTTCATCCTTGCTCAACTCAGCAATCAGATCCGTGAGGTTTGTCTCATCAAAAGATGATCAGCTTCGGGATAAAATGCTCATCATTGTAAAGCAAGAGATTCATATCTGCAAGTGACTTCCTTCAATACCTGATATTTAACTTTTTACAGAGGACTCACAACACAAGAAATGCAATTGCATTTTGTCATGAGTACAATTAAGGAGTTTCAAGTAAGACACCTTTGCACTTTCTTTGTAAAGTCCAGGTATTTGCAGTTTTACCAATTGTCATTTTTCTGTTATCACTCATACCACTTTCTCACCTCTGACCGTCCTCCAGAAGATCCTGCTGGGAGCTCTGAAATGGTACGGCCCACGAGAGGGGTTGGTGTTCATCCTCTTCCGCAGGAAAGCCAGGTACTTCACTGTAAATGGGCACATAAGATATTATATACAACAAATATTTGACAACACGAGGAAGCAAATGTCAATTTACCAAGAAATGGTCATGTCTCAGATGGTAGTGCATGTAAGATATCTCATGGTCAATTAAACTCGAAATATCGTAACAAATCATCATTGACAGCATTTTAACATTATAGAAACTAGAATAAAAGATATCTACTCACGCTTGTTGCGATAGAAATTGCCGGAAATATTGATGCCTTAGCATCTCACAACCACCACTTTGTGTCCTGAAAGGATAAAGAAAACAAGGTAAGtctgaatgaaaaagaaataagataATCTGTATCAATTAAACGCCTCCTATCTCAGATAGTCGTGTTTGTTAAATTTCTCATGGTCTTTAAACTCAACCAAGGGGGATAACACAATCATCACTGACAGATTGAGGCAACAGCCATTATACTATCCAATATTTGGATAGtgttcatgaaaaaaaaaaaaaattatatatatatatatatataaaatgcttgagaaaataaaaatgtacaatataaCTCACCCAGGAGAACTTGTTTAGCCACAATGGCAGCCAGACGGCCAAGTAGGTGGCCCCTGCCATCAAGGAACAGAACCTGCACAATTAATTAGGAGAAACTGTAATCGTTTTAGTATCTCATACATATAGACATTTATTTACTCATTTTCCCACCACATAAACATTAACTGCAATGTTTTACAAAGCAATGCACCTTTCTATGCTTAAACGTCACAGTCAACAACTTGGACTGATCATTAACACTAAACGTGCGTTTAAAAACTGATAATTTCCAAatttgataatttttttttcatgaaatcaaataaaccagGCTCACCTTGCGAGTGGGCTTCAGGCGGACAATTTTAAGAGTAGCTGGGACAACCATGCGCTTCCTCTGCAAATCAAAAGCCATGGTTAGAAAAGGAAAACTTtgctttttttacatttatggaAGAGCATGCCTCAgacattttctcttttcaaaATTATTATTCAAACAAAAGGGGTAAGTTAGATGACATCACGGACAGCAGATAtgaacatgtcatcaagattAAGTGTTAGCACACCTTGTCGTAAGGTGGAGGGATGCCATCAAACACCTTCAGCCTCTCCAGGGCAGCCTGGCCTCTCTTGGTTTTGTGGGGCAGCATGCCTAAATACAAGAAACTTCACATTAACTTCAGAATAATTAAATAACGGCTCTGTGACAAAACAGTTCATCCTTGCTCAACTCAGCAATCAGATCCGTGAGGTTTGTCTCATCAAAAGATGATCAGCTTCGGGATAAAATGCTCATCATTGTAAAGCAAGAGATTCATATCTGCAAGTGACTTCCTTCAATAAATGATATTGAACTTTTTACAGGGGACTCACGACACAAGAAATGCAATTGCATTGTCACGAGTACAATTAAGTAAGGAGTTTTAAGTAAGACACCTTTGCACTTTTACCGATTGTCATTTTTCTGTTATCACTCATACCACTTTCTCACCTCTGACCGTCCTCCAGAAGATCCTGCTGGGAGCTCTGAAATGGTACGGCCCACGAGAGGGGTTGGTGTTCATCCTCTTCCGCAGGAAAGCCAGGTACTTCACTGTAAATGGGCACATAAGATATTATATACAACAAATATTTGACAACACGAGGAAGCAAATGTCAATTTACCAAGAAATGGTCAAGTCTCAGATGGTAGTGCATGTAAGATATCTCATGGTCAATTAAACTCGAAATATCGTAACAAATCATCATCATTGACAGCATTTCAACATTATACAAACTAGAATAAAACAAGATATCTACTCACGCTTGTTGCGATAGAAATTGCCAGAAATATTGATGCCACAACCACCACTTTGTGTCCTGAAAGGATAAAGAAAACAAGGTAAGtttgaatgaaaaagaaataagatcTGTTTCAATTAAGCACCTCCTATCTCAGATAGTCGTGTTTGTTAAATTTCTCATGGTCTTTAAACTCAACCAAGGGGGATAACACAATCATCACTGACAGATTGAGGCAACAGCCATTATACTATCCAATATTTGGATAGTGTTCatgaatgaatatatatatatatatatatatatatatatatatatatatatatatatatatatatatatatatatatataatgcttGAGAAAAATCAAAAAGTACAATATAACTCACCCAGGAGAACTTGTTTAGCCACAATGGCAGCCAGACGGCCAAGTAGGTGGCTCCTGCCAAATTAATGGAGAATATAATCCTTTTATTATCTCAaacatatacagacagacattcattcatttttccaCCGCATAAACATTAACTGCAATGCACCTTTCTCTGCTTAAACGTCAGTCAACAACTTGGACTGATCATTAACACTAAACGTGCGTTTAAAAACTGCATCTTGTGGATGTTTATTGTACATTTCGCCTCCATGAAACGTTAATAAACCCCCAGCCCGGTGAAGTGGATTAGCTTAGCCGCTTAGCTGCAGCACAAACCCACGCTGACACGAGATCACACATCTAAAGCTCTGGGGTTTCAGAACTTTATATAAAATTAAACCAAGTCTTTGTTAAGTAACACAAATGCAGCTGTCTTTTTGTCGGCTGCACAAAACCAGCACGAAAGTAAAGACTGAAAACCAACAACGTTGAATCGTCAGGGAAGCTGCCATGATGAAGGCATGTTCACCAGCAGCTACAGCGACGACAAACGTCttaaaattaaacttttacGGGAAGTGAAAGTAAAATTAAGAACCCATAGAGTGACTTAATTCGTATTATGTAATAACTGAACTCATCAACATGattttaatgttattaaaaGGCAGAAAAACAGCATTTAGTCTCCGCGGTGGCCCCGTACCTTATTGAACCGGTCCGCCATGATGTGCGAAAAGAAAGATACACGGGGTCGCCCCGTTAtatatgctgcgttccatttacctcggaagtcggaactgggaactaggaatgacgtcacagccgagttatcagcgttccagttacaaagtaggtaaacaagattgtagttcgcatataccacatgaaaaatgtaaattacactatagcagcatatatatgccgaacaatacttgtatacgactgatttagtgtgaccaaaactagaatgaagtgctacgattTTTTTacggagctctcttctactgtttacaaccggggcagccatcttggtatctgaactcgggggtggtgaagactctcccactttcccagtgggaaatcccacttcgatgggcgttccagttgaaaaatccgactgggaactgggatatccccacttccgaggacaaatggaacgcggcattataatagatcttctttttcttcttcttctttgggtTAGGCAGACTAGACGCATCAACGGCGTATTGCTGCCCTCTGCTGATCATTATTCAAGTCCTTGTCAGTTTATTATATTTTCCTATAAAGTCCAATACTGTGCAGATATTCAGTTTCTTCATTTTAGTCCAGTTATCCAGGTTGAGTAGATTACACAGATTAAATACAGTTTCTCCAGTGGCTCCCAGGTCTCTGAACAGCTTCCTCCTTTGTAGAGAATAATTCTTGCACTGGACGAGGATGTGTCTCACTGTTTCTCTGCCTCCACCAAGGCcataggtttggtctcaacattggtagggatgatataacagcataacctgcatgtacactttttgctggggacgggacattaataaaaccaaacagattgggtgaacgggggtcagggctacatttgtctcaaatatgaacctaattaattgatagtctaaatgatcaatgcaaaataaatctgtattgacttatactaactttcatgtgtattggttcacctgatacactgTTCGATTCAaacttttgttttcaaaaactactaaagaaacattttgaaaacttccagaatattccaggattttattagcaatttaaattgcaatatttgaacataacttaaattatattaacatacacaataaatgtattaagtGTACTTATTCATAATCACATAACTGTCCAGAATGcaaaaactaaacatttgtCTTAAGACCACTCAACATTGtctgtctaaataaataaataaaatataactgaaaaaaaacaaaaataaataaaaatggaacctTCCTTCAGGTTAAacactactgcttttgtccacaagcacagccaaactcaacaaaaaatgaacattcagcaagtgaaaaggggtaaatgtaagtctgaacataatgaaaataattcacttaataactgtagggtcaattctatccttacaacatttgggaagacaatctaaattacctatatatctgaactcattatataatgcaaataaggttgcttaaaagttggtggggacaatttgagcctcctgaaaagttggtagtgttatgtccctaccgtccctatgcaaacctacgcccttggccTCCACACTCACATTTACCATCCGGGTGTTTCCCAATCAGAGCCAGCCCACTCCTCAATGCCCAAGCCTCAACCTGGAAATAACAACTGAATCTTTCCTTTTACAGTTAAAAGTGCATTTTCCTTTTTCCACTGAGCTCTGTATTGCAAAATAAGACCTCCCTTTCTTTTCAGTTCCCCATGCCCTCTGCCACATTTCTTTTGTTGACTTATTTATGATTTCAGTGTATTCTGACAATCCATACTGTAAAGTGATTTCTATACTTTCCCCCTGTACTGCCTTTTTTGCTAATTCATCTGCCACCTCATTACCCTCCACTCCCATATGCGCTGGGAcccaaagaaaacccacctcACACCCTGCTCTGGTGAATCCTGTACAAACTCTGGAAGATTTCTGACAGGAAGTCAGGTCTAGACTTGGATttggtttcttttattgttgttAATACTGCTGCTGAATCACTGCATATAATTGATTGCCCTTGTTTGTTATCCTCAACCCACCTAAGTGCCCATAATACTGCCATCATTTCTGCTGTGAATACTGACTTGTGATCTGAAATCCTACATCCCCTTTTAAATCTTAATTCAGGTATGAAAACACCAAATGCCACTTTCCCATCCCATCAGTGTATATTTGTAAGTAATCTCCCCATTCTTGTTGCAGGCGACTATTAACTTCCTTTATTATATCCCCTGATATCTTTTTCTTGCCTTCATTCAGTATttgggtcaaagacgtgacgcttactttttctgtccgatggaactttttacctaataataaacataaaaatgaataaaaaatataacatgtatgtctaatacgttccttctacatgtgtccactcttattttatttaaacatgttggttattggtcatttcctgccatctgaagtgtgaaaacatcatgtggggtgaccgtccggccttgacttctgtttggacaactggttttaaatcacattaaaacaatttaaaaataatgcttgccctattgggcatactttcaaacttgttttagatttattgacaaagttatggaacatttgtacacacatttcaatcataatacacaaactaatcttgtccgaataggttcattgtctgaattatcatctggggtgaccatgaaaaaaatacaattgagggacttttatattgacaatcatctcaaagaggatgttgcatcagccagttactccatgagggtcccagagagacaacctgcaggtcagtagtctctctctcctttacaaataaatcctctttctaactgctgcagtgtatacgtcacattttgatatcatgtggggtgaccaccctaaaactgtaaataattagttttatttgcaaatctatattttgaaggtaaatttgttagtgatatgtggtgagaagtagctagcttagatcatatagctaactgttagcctgttatatttgattaaacttgaaagcatcatgtggggtgaccacctgtcatgtggggtaaccaacaaatggcaattctgtatcaaattcaaaattgaatgtctatcagttttggttcaaatataaattattggtatagcatgcataagtggatacaccttgtacacattttaaatcagttttatgaattttagagtaagtaagagggtgacactgccattatggatagaatgtatttaaaaatggttttcaaaaaattaaaggaaacatgtgtctttctttttttgaacagttaatttaattactgatgcttattaaaatatacattttgttatggaaatctattaattttgagataaatggtcgccccaaatgacggtttaaaggtttaaaaacactaaaatacctttgtttgaagttttcacatacatgtatgtgtacattacatttcaaatgtttggaaaatggccaaaaatatctttatttcaagtattttaaaaatgggctactcaaaggccttatacgtctttgacccattTGCAAGTCAACCTCGGGATCCGGAATCAACCATGGTGATACAACTGACCAGCATATTGGAGGGCACACATCAAGACAGGCAACACCAATTTCCTCCATAATAGATCTTAATGTTTCTCCAAAGTTTGTTTTAACCTTTCTCGCTGTTCCATAAATTCCCAATGATGGTTCAGCAATCTTTTTGTAGGAAATTTTTCATTCTGCCCTTTTACTTTCATTAAATACTTCAAACCAAGTTTTTGTCTCCTGATACATAATGGCATCTCTCCCATTTCTATTAAAAATGCAGGTACTGGAGTTGTCCGAAATGCCCCACTACAAACCCTAAGGGCTTTTGCTTGCACTATATCAAGTTTATTGACCACTGTAGGGGCGAATCATCGCTCTGTATATCATTAGTAGCGATTCTCTATCAGCCCCCCAGTCAGATCCTGCCACACACCTTATAgaacatttattattttctcACACTTCAAAGAAATCTTCTCAATATGAGTTTTCCAAGTCAGTCTTTCATCC is a window of Cololabis saira isolate AMF1-May2022 chromosome 16, fColSai1.1, whole genome shotgun sequence DNA encoding:
- the rpl13a gene encoding LOW QUALITY PROTEIN: 60S ribosomal protein L13a (The sequence of the model RefSeq protein was modified relative to this genomic sequence to represent the inferred CDS: substituted 1 base at 1 genomic stop codon), which translates into the protein MNTNPSRGPYHFRAPSRIFWRTVRGMLPHKTKRGQAALERLKVFDGIPPPYDKRKRMVVPATLKIVRLKPTRKVLFLDGRGHLLGRLAAIVAKQVLLGHKVVVVRCXGINISGNFYRNKLKYLAFLRKRMNTNPSRGPYHFRAPSRIFWRTVRGMLPHKTKRGQAALERLKVFDGIPPPYDKRKRMVVPAALKIVRLKPTRKFALLGRLAHEVGWKYQAITATLEEKRKEKAKLRYVKKKASISLTKVAEKNVESKIAKYTDVLKQYGVLV